A genome region from Halichondria panicea chromosome 15, odHalPani1.1, whole genome shotgun sequence includes the following:
- the LOC135349331 gene encoding BTB/POZ domain-containing protein 9-like, whose protein sequence is MCDSREFCRSSRDSTIGINFDALGDVEHFDHLSGDLYDLYKSGEYTDVTFIVSGVQFHAHKIILAARCAYFKVLLYGRMKEASLGPEAEIPFNDTTPEAFAALLEYVYSGKLGLADLSEEVVLHLLGLANKYDFNTLQQTVTAYLKATLSVSNVCIIFNVASFYQLKDLSAACAAFIDMHAPEVMKSDGFILLSQSALCELLERDSFYAQELDIYHGLLKWLDHQKENNVEARDLLKLIRLQLIPMPSLLQEVRPSGHFRPDDILDAICVAEKGPGTELQQRGMLIPDENVATPHRNACTIEGAVRDALLNGDTENYTGDNGYTIHSITKDNSKGITVQFNQPYLVNCIRMLLWDKDNRSYSYFIQVSLDCYHWVTVVDRSDYLCRSWQELPFPTRVVQYVRVVGVHNTMNKSFHLVSFACLHSSKPFQLSPKNLIIPTENVASISASATVLEGVSRSRNALLNGNTRDYDWDSGYTCHQLGSGCIMIQLAQPYLISSMRLLLWDCDDRTYSYYIEVSNDQKSWTKVVDKSSEPCRAFELILFEAQVITFIKLVGTHNTANEVFHVVHFECPASTLSPVKSSTC, encoded by the exons ATGTGTGACAGTCGAGAGTTTTGTCGCTCATCTCGTGACTCCACTATTGGGATTAATTTTGATGCCCTCGGAGATGTGGAACATTTCGATCATTTGTCTGGTGACCTTTACGACCTCTACAAGTCTGGGGAGTATACTGACGTCACCTTCATAGTATCAGGAGTGCAATTCCATGCTCATAAGATCATTCTAGCTGCCAGATGTGCTTACTTCAAGGTCCTCCTGTATGGCCGcatgaaggaggctagcttaGGCCCCGAGGCTGAGATACCATTCAATGACACCACCCCTGAAGCATTTGCAGCACTGCTGGAATATGTCTACTCAGGGAAACTGGGTTTGGCCGATCTTTCAGAAGAA GTGGTGCTTCATCTACTAGGACTTGCCAACAAGTACGACTTCAACACTCTACAACAGACAGTGACAGCGTACCTCAAGGCCACCTTATCTGTGTCCAATGTATGCATCATCTTTAACGTGGCTAGCTTCTATCAACTGAAGGATCTTAGTGCTGCTTGTGCCGCCTTCATCGACATGCATGCCCCAGAGGTCATGAAGTCAGATGGGTTCATTCTACTCTCACAATCTGCACTCTGCGAACTATTGGAACGAGATTCTTTCTATGCACAAGAATTAGATATCTACCACGGGCTACTCAAGTGGCTGGATCATCAGAAGGAGAATAATGTGGAGGCTAGAGACTTGCTCAAGCTGATACGACTACAGCTCATCCCTATGCCTAGTCTGCTCCAAGAGGTGCGGCCATCAGGGCACTTCAGACCAGATGATATCCTTGATGCTATCTGTGTAGCAGAGAAAGGCCCGGGAACTGAGCTCCAACAGAGAGGAATGCTGA TTCCTGATGAGAATGTGGCGACTCCTCATCGCAATGCCTGCACTATTGAGGGAGCTGTGAGAGATGCTCTACTGAATGGTGACACAGAGAACTACACTGGTGATAATGGCTACACCATTCACTCCATCACTAAAGACAACAGCAAGGGCATCACTGTCCAGTTCAACCAACCCTATCTGGTCAACTGCATCAGAATGCTCTTATGGGATAAGGACAACAG ATCTTACTCATATTTCATTCAAGTATCTCTGGACTGTTACCACTGGGTCACTGTGGTGGACAGGAGTGACTACCTGTGTCGCTCATGGCAAGAGTTGCCCTTTCCCACTCGAGTGGTTCAATATGTACGAGTGGTGGGAGTGCACAACACTATGAACAAGAGCTTCCATCTTGTCTCCTTTGCCTGCCTCCACTCCTCCAAACCATTCCAACTCTCACCTAAAAACCTCATCA TACCCACTGAGAATGTGGCGTCCATCAGTGCCAGTGCCACAGTGCTGGAGGGTGTGAGCAGGTCACGCAATGCTCTCCTGAATGGGAACACTAGAGACTATGACTGGGACTCTGGCTACACCTGTCATCAGCTGGGGTCAGGGTGCATCATGATACAACTAGCACAACCTTACCTCATATCGTCCATGAG GCTGCTTTTGTGGGACTGTGATGATCGGACCTACAGCTACTACATTGAGGTGTCTAATGATCAGAAATCCTGGACTAAAGTGGTGGACAAGTCGAGTGAACCGTGTCGAGCTTTTGAGCTCATTCTGTTTGAAGCCCAAGTCATCACTTTCATTAAGCTAgtgggcacacacaacacgGCCAATGAG GTGTTTCATGTGGTTCACTTTGAGTGTCCAGCCAGCACTCTTTCCCCTGTCAAGTCAAGCACATGTTGA